In the genome of Fulvivirga maritima, one region contains:
- a CDS encoding 2-hydroxyacid dehydrogenase: MHIFITRPVPEVAYRLLDEEKITYTVWDKDVPQTRDELIALSMKADGVINADAYKFDHDLLEKLSHLKVISLTSVGFNNIDIAAAKKFDIKIGHTPNVLSQATADIAFLLLLATSRKAFFHHKRILNGTWGMFQPTGGLGIELYGKTLGIFGLGKIGLEMARKCFHAYGMNIIYHNRTANEDAERELNAKYVSMDELLQESDVISAHSPLTDETKGTFDKEAFDKMKSKAIFINTGRGALHVEQDLIEALESKQIWGAGLDVFEQEPTSPDNPLLNMENVCTLPHIGSATEETRARMAELAARNIIAALKGSKMPAEVQ, from the coding sequence ATGCATATTTTTATAACCCGTCCCGTTCCTGAGGTAGCTTACCGTTTGCTAGATGAAGAGAAGATTACCTACACGGTTTGGGATAAAGATGTCCCTCAGACCAGAGATGAACTGATAGCGCTAAGCATGAAAGCCGATGGCGTAATTAATGCTGATGCTTATAAGTTTGATCATGATTTGTTGGAAAAACTATCACATCTGAAAGTGATATCACTTACTTCAGTAGGCTTTAACAATATTGATATTGCTGCAGCTAAAAAGTTCGACATAAAAATTGGACACACTCCCAATGTGTTAAGTCAAGCTACCGCTGATATTGCCTTTTTACTTCTATTGGCCACCAGCCGAAAAGCTTTCTTCCACCATAAGCGAATTCTCAATGGCACCTGGGGCATGTTTCAACCAACCGGAGGTCTGGGCATTGAATTATATGGAAAAACCTTAGGCATTTTCGGATTAGGCAAAATAGGTCTGGAAATGGCTCGTAAATGCTTTCATGCTTACGGAATGAATATAATTTACCATAACAGAACAGCCAATGAAGACGCTGAAAGAGAGCTCAATGCCAAATATGTATCCATGGATGAGTTACTACAAGAAAGCGATGTAATTTCAGCTCACAGCCCGCTTACTGATGAGACTAAAGGCACTTTTGATAAGGAGGCATTTGATAAAATGAAATCAAAGGCCATTTTTATTAATACAGGTCGTGGTGCGCTACATGTGGAGCAAGACCTGATTGAAGCCTTGGAGAGCAAGCAAATCTGGGGTGCTGGTCTTGATGTATTTGAGCAAGAGCCTACATCTCCGGATAATCCACTGCTCAATATGGAAAATGTATGCACGCTGCCGCATATAGGCTCCGCTACAGAAGAAACAAGGGCTCGAATGGCTGAGTTAGCTGCAAGAAACATTATAGCCGCTCTAAAGGGTTCTAAAATGCCTGCAGAGGTTCAGTAG